In one window of Thermodesulfobacteriota bacterium DNA:
- a CDS encoding linear amide C-N hydrolase, translating into MKPMLKAIIPSFIIIFLGITAGHSCTTFFIHHQGKSVFGKNYDWFLGRGIIIINKKGVFKKAMPDAEAQGPYAEWASKYGSLTFNQYGREFPMGGMNEAGLVIHLMMLTETTFPPPDERPVIKELQWIQYHLDKFATVDQVVENQSNIRIVHKEEPGIHYLVADKNGNCATIEFIGGNLVVHSKDTLPVKALANDRYSASLSYLKTHQGFGGSIPIIKGESSMKRFVFASKMLRDFHLKPKKSMVDYAFKILYSVKQSTSTQWSIVYDLNALTVYFHTRKCPGMKSVNLTAFDLKCSTPVEVLDMNSDSTGNILHLFYDYSKETNYRLIRDAFDGTWFLRNTPAVVMDRRATYPDSHICRQ; encoded by the coding sequence ATGAAGCCTATGTTAAAAGCAATCATACCCTCTTTTATCATTATTTTTTTAGGGATAACGGCTGGCCATTCCTGCACGACCTTTTTTATTCATCACCAGGGAAAATCGGTTTTTGGCAAAAATTATGACTGGTTTCTCGGGCGGGGAATTATAATCATAAATAAAAAAGGGGTGTTTAAAAAAGCGATGCCCGACGCTGAAGCGCAGGGGCCTTATGCAGAATGGGCGTCCAAATATGGCAGCCTGACCTTTAATCAGTATGGACGGGAATTTCCCATGGGCGGCATGAACGAAGCCGGACTGGTAATTCACCTGATGATGCTTACGGAAACCACATTTCCGCCTCCGGATGAAAGGCCCGTTATTAAAGAATTACAGTGGATTCAATATCATTTGGATAAATTCGCAACCGTAGATCAAGTGGTGGAAAACCAGTCCAACATCAGGATAGTTCATAAAGAAGAGCCGGGAATCCATTACCTGGTGGCCGATAAAAACGGCAATTGCGCCACCATCGAATTCATAGGGGGGAATCTGGTGGTTCACAGCAAGGACACGTTGCCGGTAAAAGCACTGGCCAACGACAGATATTCCGCTTCGCTGTCTTATTTAAAAACCCATCAAGGCTTTGGTGGAAGCATCCCCATCATTAAAGGGGAAAGTTCAATGAAACGGTTTGTTTTTGCCTCAAAGATGCTTCGTGACTTTCACCTTAAACCCAAAAAATCCATGGTGGATTACGCATTCAAAATTTTATACTCAGTTAAACAGAGCACATCCACCCAATGGAGTATCGTTTATGATCTTAACGCCCTTACAGTCTATTTTCATACCCGGAAGTGCCCGGGTATGAAAAGTGTAAATTTAACTGCTTTTGATTTAAAATGCTCGACCCCGGTTGAAGTGCTGGATATGAATAGCGATTCAACAGGGAATATTCTCCATTTATTCTATGATTACTCCAAAGAAACAAATTACCGTTTAATCCGGGATGCATTTGACGGTACATGGTTTTTAAGAAATACCCCCGCTGTGGTCATGGACCGCCGGGCAACATATCCGGACAGTCATATTTGTCGGCAGTGA